One genomic segment of Sphaerodactylus townsendi isolate TG3544 linkage group LG07, MPM_Stown_v2.3, whole genome shotgun sequence includes these proteins:
- the ILF3 gene encoding interleukin enhancer-binding factor 3 isoform X6, with amino-acid sequence MRPMRIFVNDDRHVMAKHSAVYPTQEELIAVQNMVSHTERALKAVSDWINEQEKGSGEQPEQPPETMETAAEEENKEGSEQKTSEHLTRTLRGVMRVGLVAKGLLLKGDLDLELVLLCKEKPTTGLLEKVADNLGVQLAAITEDKYEIIQSISDAAIVIKNTKEPPLTLTIHLTSPVVREEMEKMLAGETLSVNDSPDVLDRQKCLAALASLRHAKWFQARANGLKSCVIVIRVLRDLCTRVPTWAPLRGWPLELLCEKSIGTANRPMGAGEALRRVLECLASGIVMPDGSGIYDPCEKEATDAIGHLDRQQREDITQSAQHALRLAAFGQLHKVLGMDPLPSKMPKKPKNETLVDYTVQIPPSTTYAVTPLKRPMEEDGEEKSPSKKKKKIQKKEEKAEPPQAMNALMKLNQLKPGLQYKLVSQTGPVHAPIFTMSVEVDGSTYEASGPSKKTAKLHVAVKVLQDMGLATGVEGRERGDESAEETDQKPVAVATPPVVETVCPPSAASPSEQTENVKQQGPILTKHGKNPVMELNEKRRGLKYELISETGGSHDKRFVMEVEVDGQKFQGAGSNKKVAKAYAALAALEKLFPDAPLPMEQKKKRAPMPARGGPKFPVKHNPGYGMGGPMHAEVPPPPSMRGRGRGGNIRGRGRGRGGFGSANHGGYMNAGAGYGSYGYGGNSATAGYSDFFTDCYGYHDFGSS; translated from the exons ATG cgaCCAATGCGCATTTTTGTGAACGATGACCGCCATGTTATGGCAAAACATTCTGCAGTTTATCCCACTCAGGAAGAGCTGATAGCCGTTCAAAACATGGTCTCTCATACTGAGCGTGCTCTCAAAGCTGTATCTGACTGGATTAATGAACAGGAGAAGGGCAGTGGGGAGCAGCCAGAACAACCACCGGAGACCATGGAGACGGCAGCTGAAGAAGAGAACAAAGAAGGAAG CGAGCAGAAGACCTCTGAACACTTGACCAGAACCCTTCGTGGAGTGATGCGAGTTGGTCTCGTTGCCAAGGGGCTCTTACTGAAGGGAGACTTAGACCTTGAGCTGGTTCTGCTGTGCAAAGAGAAGCCCACAACTGGTCTTTTGGAAAAAGTAGCTGACAATCTTGGCGTGCAACTTGCT GCTATTACCGAAGATAAATATGAAATTATCCAGTCTATCAGTGATGCTGCCATTGTCATTAAGAATACAAAAGAGCCTCCGCTGACACTTACTATCCACTTGACCTCCCCTGTTGTCagagaagaaatggaaaaaatgttaGCTGGAG AAACGCTATCAGTCAACGACTCACCGGACGTTCTGGACAGGCAGAAATGCCTTGCTGCCTTGGCGTCACTCCGACACGCCAAGTGGTTCCAG GCCAGAGCAAATGGCTTGAAGTCTTGTGTCATTGTCATCAGGGTGCTGAGAGATCTGTGTACCCGTGTTCCTACTTGGGCTCCGCTTAGAGGATGG CCGCTAGAGTTGCTATGCGAGAAATCGATTGGAACAGCCAACAGGCCTATGGGAGCTGGCGAGGCCTTGAGAAGAGTTCTTGAATGCCTTGCATCGGGAATAGTTATGCCAG ATGGTTCTGGTATTTATGATCCTTGTGAAAAAGAAGCCACTGATGCTATTGGGCATCTAGACAGACAACAAAGGGAAGATATCACACAGAGTGCTCAG CATGCTTTGAGGCTTGCTGCATTTGGCCAGCTTCACAAAGTCTTGGGGATGGATCCGTTGCCCTCAAAGATGCCCAAGAAACCCAAAAACGAAACCCTGGTTGACTACACTG TCCAGATTCCCCCAAGTACCACATATGCTGTTACCCCATTGAAACGTCCTATGGAAGAAGATGGAGAGGAGAAGTCcccaagcaaaaagaaaaagaagattcaGAAAAAAG AGGAGAAAGCAGAACCTCCACAAGCCATGAATGCGCTGATGAAGCTGAACCAACTAAAACCCGGGCTGCAGTACAAACTCGTGTCTCAGACAGGCCCAGTTCATGCTCCAATATTTACGATGTCCGTGGAGGTGGATGGTAGCACATATGAAGCTTCAGGCCCTTCCAAAAAGACAGCCAAACTTCACGTAGCAGTTAAG GTATTACAAGACATGGGCTTGGCTACTGGTGTCGAaggcagagagaggggggatgaGTCAGCGGAGGAAACGGATCAGAAGCCAGTGGCTGTGGCGACCCCTCCTGTGGTGGAAACTGTTTGTCCACCAAGTGCTGCTTCACCATCAGAGCAAACAGAG AATGTGAAGCAGCAGGGCCCAATCCTGACAAAGCACGGGAAAAACCCAGTCATGGAGCTGAACGAGAAGCGTCGTGGCTTAAAATATGAGCTGATTTCAGAAACTGGTGGAAGTCATGACAAGCGGTTTGTAATGGAG GTTGAGGTCGATGGGCAGAAGTTCCAAGGGGCTGGTTCAAACAAAAAAGTGGCGAAGGCTTATGCTGCACTGGCTGCATTAGAGAAACTGTTCCCAGATGCTCCCCTTCCaatggagcagaagaagaagcgaGCCCCTATGCCAGCACGAGGCGGACCCAAGTTTCCAGTGAAG CATAATCCAGGCTATGGTATGGGAGGCCCGATGCATGCTGAAGTACCTCCTCCCCCAAGCATGCGGGGTCGTGGCAGAGGCGGAAATATCAGAGGCCGTGGTAGAGGCAGAGGTGGCTTTGGTAGTGCCAATCACGGAGGTTATATGAATGCTG GTGCTGGATATGGAAGCTATGGCTATGGTGGCAATTCTGCAACGGCAGGCTATA GTGACTTTTTCACAGACTGCTACGGCTATCATGATTTTGGGTCTTCCTAG